The Streptomyces sp. NBC_00576 genome contains the following window.
CCATCTGGAGCAGGGTGTCGTACGCCGAGACGGCGCGGACGAAGTAGCTGACCGACAGTCCTTCCAGGGTCAGGCCCCGCGAAAGCGTGTTACCACCCACGGCGATGGCTACGACCGGACCGTTCTCGTAGTCGAGGCGGTCCTCACTGCTGGAGTTGTCCATGATGATGCGGCAGCTGTCCAGGACTCCGCGCAGTTCGGGCAGCAACTGCTCGAACGGCACCTTCTCCTCGCCGAAGTCCTCGGCCCGGACGCGCTGGGTCTCCCCAGCCCAGAGATCCCGCAGTCGAGTGAGGAAGTCAGCGTCCCTCAGGGATAGCGCTGCCTGCTCACGCAGACGTGTGAGTGGTCTCTTGAAGCTGTTGTGCACCGCGGTATTGACGCTGGTGTGGACCAGCATCGTGCTGTGCTCATTGCCCGTGCCCCGCACCCGGCGGGCGGCCGTGACGAGCCAGAAGTACTCAACCGCGCTCCGCAAGGTGTCGGTGATGACGGGCTCGAAACCCTCGACGTCAGCCCGGGTCTCCGGGCGCACGTACGGCACATCCTCGTCGGGGATCGAGCGGATCATGTCGTAGCCGTCGTCGACCTGTTCCGGGTCCTCACCGTCGAGCGCGTAGCGTCCGAAAAGGACCTCCGTGCCGAAGTGACCTTGGGGCTTTGGAAGGTTGACGACGAAGTCCTTGGGATACAGGTCCTCGGCACTCGGGTCGATCAACAGATTGGCGAAAGGCGAGGCTGTGTAGCCGACGTAGGCGGACCTCGGTAGACAGCCCATGATGTCCAGGATCAGCGGGTTGATCGACGATGTGGCCACGGTGGCCTGGTCGGCCTCGTCGTCGATGATCAGAGCCGGACAGTCCTGGAGATAGTCCGACGCCTTTTCGAGCCATCGGGCGAGCTTGCGCAGAACTGCCGCATTCTTCTTCACCACGCACAGCACACGCGTCTTGTTGCTTCCCCCGAAGTACGAGGCAGGGTTCTCCTGCGGGGTGAAGTCCTTGTCCAACCCGGTCAGCTGGGACCACATCGAGGGATTCGGCTCCACCAGCTGCTGAACCAGTCGGGCCTGGGTCTGCCGGCGGAGGCCGTTGTGGATGCCGGCAAGGACGATGAACAACTTGTAGCCGCGGTCGGCGGCCTTGGCCATGACCGAGGTGAAGTTGGTCGTCTTACCGGACTGAACATATCCAACGACGAGGCCGCGTGTGGAGAACGCTTTCTCCTTGGGGTGGTTCAGCAGTGAGACGACGCGGGTGGAGGAGTCGTCCAGGGCTCTGATCGCGGGTTCTCGGGGCCAACCGTCCTTGCCGAGGAGGTCCACGATGGCGGGCCAGCACTTGTCCTTGGCTTGCGGGCCCGTGTACCAGGTGTCGCGGTTGCCCAGGACCACCGCGTGCGGCTCTTCGAGTTCCTTGATACGGACGGTCTGCTGCTCGTGGCGCTCGCGGATCCGCTGGACAACGTCCGGATGGATCC
Protein-coding sequences here:
- a CDS encoding Z1 domain-containing protein codes for the protein MTDEFDDMYETFKALLDSFPPSESVKRLEQFGIHPDVVQRIRERHEQQTVRIKELEEPHAVVLGNRDTWYTGPQAKDKCWPAIVDLLGKDGWPREPAIRALDDSSTRVVSLLNHPKEKAFSTRGLVVGYVQSGKTTNFTSVMAKAADRGYKLFIVLAGIHNGLRRQTQARLVQQLVEPNPSMWSQLTGLDKDFTPQENPASYFGGSNKTRVLCVVKKNAAVLRKLARWLEKASDYLQDCPALIIDDEADQATVATSSINPLILDIMGCLPRSAYVGYTASPFANLLIDPSAEDLYPKDFVVNLPKPQGHFGTEVLFGRYALDGEDPEQVDDGYDMIRSIPDEDVPYVRPETRADVEGFEPVITDTLRSAVEYFWLVTAARRVRGTGNEHSTMLVHTSVNTAVHNSFKRPLTRLREQAALSLRDADFLTRLRDLWAGETQRVRAEDFGEEKVPFEQLLPELRGVLDSCRIIMDNSSSEDRLDYENGPVVAIAVGGNTLSRGLTLEGLSVSYFVRAVSAYDTLLQMGRWFGFRNGYADLPRIWMTDELAEWFRHLATVETEMRRDIDTYMTEDETPLTFAVRLRTHPSLRVTAAAKMRDAVTAASSYGGKRVQTHYFHTNADWLAGNIDAARRLVAASAASAAKVERRPTDGRYIFRNVPHDLVIGFLSAYKFHEKSPENDADLITAYIRKRVAAAGSLRRWNIAVVGNPKGDGFTFAPGVTVGRNNRARLAVSNADPDFADIKTLMSRRDAAVDLAEGTSKLNEKGIMDRRRVELPDTGLLVLYPIDRVSEPDPTKTARAPLNAEEHVIGVGLVFPEPWDKDSAVEKYISANLSKVRIEEEDYSLLVSEDA